A single region of the Polyodon spathula isolate WHYD16114869_AA chromosome 12, ASM1765450v1, whole genome shotgun sequence genome encodes:
- the LOC121323748 gene encoding SH3 domain and tetratricopeptide repeat-containing protein 2-like isoform X3, with product MAFFCNISLVRNFLVSVCRSSGANEDFTEEDDMTTGNLGPLMEAHPPESSSDNGEETVSLAAGQKFSTDVQLTFCVMRRSCGLQDTALQEGVRTRLRIIESNGQEISKLFKDLSARLVSVHIERDCFSITFKTAEEIWKFSTYLVLGHVARCLENFLFDQSFWLNEALVDDVEISVTLNQDHLATVYLGLLLQEGTFFAKALCPITNPDDDELCIKKNDLVMVKNVGQDSFWKGMLLSSGRHDLVPVSAMQPLPYPFYQWFLKTYPGSAGSLSSGKCLFDHTIGKGTCVAVVNNNSKGMDELNFNKGEELEIVGFLLSGLEWFVGRCDSSGKTGFVRTIHVKPESFKPLDTHLVFLSEEEKALLTMLDPSSNQCYSTLLNNLSKTDINTVYRLDKFVKSKFPDLKNKSQLEEMSLDGFTESSILERCETTLTEQWPQQIDSKSQCSNKDNTCPTFSFEDTFKEMNELEEDPKFFVDLNTWDTEDSDVFEPILMFLNEDRYVSHYQSLYDISFSFLNSIFYGFSEEGELVQYLENAREWAKKSRMNWALRRICFLLGRLCAKKVKFSQARVYFEESLGVPGYGFADTFLLTALYINLAAIYLKQNMKEKLELILEKANALFLCLPQHLFSSFNEFEVLQLVLRKAIMTSDMHLEARTCFLVVTLFLKLGRTEGALPFVERLQFLSLSISAQTTDSPVDLNWLLSTLYYDKYLPHMSLGSLRLASNQRQSLHATLQKVDRFIQNAIRLNAQWAGDNSPLPAQITIYLKQALSIASQSGDIQAQRDLCLSLVNLYQCYGVFDRAVEYAERAIETGRQINEEEAFKASLLLAWLLISNEQVEKASDILASLLKSLDETDSSTQRGVVHNLLAICLRKENRIKEAAGNLYWALKKSQETGNKRNQALTLANFGYLALSIRAYALAEGYLLKSLQIFSELLNSSTDADHVQACLLLGHCYIDTRRTEDGRLCYETALLIAMSARNLHSQLHAAKSLISFYEKVLPRLGQCIIYYEHCVALSRQLKDKRLEGEILETLSKLYSSLKTETKSLDYTKQSLRISIDLGKKDKKAETWLQAGRIYYMIQENELVEMYLQAAIETAQRTNDSHFVMRMYEEAGDVFYKGHRHRETAIAFYRDGAVPLSRSTGDAESELRLINKLTELETSLKHYDDALQYATLAVRLSVSTGDQMKERIAFHRLASVHYSLQQYEMAENYYLKALSLSPLQCVKEARYFVKVYCRLGDITLHKLEDALDASGYFNLALAAALEELENKEALYIIYIKLAEIHASHVPDKKLHSFFMSNAQALRKEPAPDTDTFC from the exons tgtgtAGATCATCTGGTGCCAATGAAGACTTCACAGAGGAAGACGATATGACAACAG GAAATCTAGGGCCTCTAATGGAAGCCCATCCACCAGAAAGCTCTTCGGACAATGGGGAAGAAACGGTGTCCCTCGCAGCGGGGCAAAAATTCTCCACAG ATGTGCAGCTCACATTTTGTGTAATGAGACGGTCATGTGGGCTTCAGGATACAGCACTGCAAGAGGGGGTCAGAACTAGGCTGAGGATTATTGAGAGCAATGGTCAGGAAATATCTAAGCTGTTCAAG GATTTGTCAGCTAGACTGGTATCTGTTCACATTGAAAGAGACTGCTTTTCCATCACCTTCAAGACAGCAGAAGAGATCTGGAAGTTCTCAACGTATCTTGTGCTAG GACATGTTGCACGCTGTTTGGAGAACTTTCTATTTGACCAGTCTTTCTGGTTGAATGAAGCCCTTGTTGATGATGTGGAGATCAGTGTGACATTAAATCAAGACCATCTTGCAACAGTGTACCTGGGGCTGCTTCTGCAGGAAG GTACATTCTTTGCCAAAGCTCTGTGCCCCATTACAAACCCCGACGATGATGAGCTGTGTATCAAAAAGAATGACCTGGTCATGGTGAAGAACGTTGGTCAGGATTCGTTTTGGAAAGGCATGTTGCTCTCTTCAGGACGACATGACTTAGTGCCAGTATCAGCCATGCAACCCCTTCCTTACCCATTTTACCA GTGGTTCCTCAAGACATACCCAGGAAGTGCTGGTAGTCTATCCTCCGGCAAATGTCTGTTTGACCACACCATTG GTAAAGGCACCTGTGTTGCTGTGGTGAATAACAATTCAAAAGGAATGGATGAACTCAATTTTAACAAAGGGGAGGAGTTAGAAATTGTTGGCTTCCTTCTCTCTGGTTTGGAGTGGTTTGTTGGGAGATGTGACTCCAGTGGAAAAACAGGATTTGTCCGAACAATACACGTGAAACCAGAGAGTTTCAAACCACT AGATACACATTTAGTCTTTCTGAGTGAAGAAGAGAAAGCATTACTAACCATGTTAGACCCCAGCAGTAATCAATGTTACAGTACTCTCTTGAACAACCTTTCAAAAACTGACATCAATACAGTTTACAGACTAG ATAAATTTGTCAAATCCAAGTTTCCAGATCTTAAGAACAAATCACAGCTTG aAGAAATGAGTTTGGATGGGTTTACAGAAAGTTCCATATTGGAAAGATGTGAAACAACCCTCACTGAGCAGTGGCCCCAGCAAATTGACTCAAAATCTCAGTGCTCAAACAAAGATAATACATGCCCTACATTCAGCTTTGAAGATACTTTCAAGGAAATGAACGAACTTGAAGAGGATCCAAAATTCTTTGTAGATCTTAACACCTGGGATACGGAGGACTCTGACGTTTTTGAACCAATTCTGATGTTCCTAAATGAAGATCGTTATGTTTCGCACTACCAGAGCCTGTATGACATCTCCTTTTCCTTTCTGAATTCCATCTTCTATGGATTTTCAGAAGAGGGTGAGCTGGTTCAATATCTGGAGAACGCAAGGGAATGGGCTAAGAAAAGCAGAATGAACTGGGCTCTCAGGCGGATCTGTTTTCTTTTGGGTAGACTTTGTGCAAAAAAGGTAAAGTTCTCACAGGCCAGGGTTTACTTTGAAGAATCACTTGGTGTCCCGGGCTATGGGTTTGCTGATACATTTCTGTTAACTGCCCTCTACATAAACCTTGCAGCTATCTATttgaaacaaaatatgaaagaaaagctGGAACTGATTTTGGAAAAAGCCAACGCCCTGTTCCTTTGCCTTCCTCAACACCTCTTCAGCTCCTTCAATGAGTTTGAAGTTCTACAGCTTGTCCTTAGGAAAGCGATCATGACAAGCGATATGCACTTAGAGGCCAGGACCTGTTTTCTTGTAGTGACCCTCTTCTTAAAGCTTGGAAGGACAGAAGGAGCCTTGCCCTTTGTGGAACGACTGCAGTTTCTGTCACTTAGCATCTCTGCCCAAACCACAGACTCCCCTGTGGACCTGAATTGGCTGCTGAGCACACTCTACTATGACAAGTACCTGCCACATATGTCTTTGGGGTCATTAAGACTTGCTTCAAATCAAAGACAGTCCCTTCATGCTACTCTTCAGAAAGTGGACCGGTTTATTCAAAATGCCATTAGACTCAATGCACAATGGGCAGGAGATAACTCACCTCTCCCAGCACAAATAACAATTTACCTCAAGCAAGCTTTATCTATTGCAAGCCAAAGTGGTGACATACAGGCGCAAAGAGACCTGTGCCTGAGTTTGGTCAATTTATATCAATGTTATGGAGTTTTTGACAGAGCAGTAGAGTATGCTGAAAGAGCTATAGAGACTGGAAGACAAATCAATGAAGAAGAGGCTTTTAAAGCCTCACTGTTGTTGGCCTGGTTGCTCATTTCTAATGAACAAGTGGAAAAAGCCTCAGATATACTGGCGTCTCTCCTCAAATCTCTGGATGAAACGGACAGTTCTACACAAAGAGGGGTTGTTCACAATCTCCTGGCCATTTGCTTACGGAAAGAGAATAGGATCAAAGAGGCAGCTGGTAACTTGTACTGGGCACTGAAAAAGTCTCAAGAAACTGGAAACAAAAGAAATCAAGCACTCACACTGGCTAACTTTGGCTACCTGGCGCTTTCCATTAGGGCCTATGCTCTGGCTGAGGGCTATCTCCTCAAGTCACTTCAGATCTTTTCAGAACTCCTTAACAGCTCTACAGATGCAGACCACGTGCAGGCTTGCCTCTTGCTTGGTCATTGCTACATTGACACAAGGCGGACTGAGGATGGGAGGCTGTGCTATGAAACAGCCCTTCTAATAGCTATGAGTGCCAGGAATCTACACA GTCAGCTTCATGCTGCTAAATCGCTCATCTCTTTTTATGAGAAGGTTTTGCCCCGACTCGGacagtgtataatatattatgAACACTGTGTGGCACTGTCGAGACAGCTAAAGGATAAAAGGCTGGAAGGAGAGATTTTGGAAACTCTGAGCAAACTCTATTCATCACTGAAAACAGAAAC GAAGTCCTTAGATTACACCAAGCAGAGCCTTAGAATTTCCATTGACCTgggaaagaaagacaaaaaagctgAAACCTGGCTTCAGGCAGGGAGAATCTACTACATGATACAAGAAAATGAACTGGTGGAGATGTATCTACAG GCAGCTATTGAGACGGCTCAGAGGACGAATGATTCACACTTTGTCATGAGGATGTATGAAGAAGCTGGGGATGTCTTTTATAAAGGgcacagacacagagaaacagcaaTAGCTTTCTACAGG GATGGCGCTGTCCCCCTTTCCAGAAGTACTGGCGATGCAGAGTCAGAATTACGCCTCATTAATAAACTTACAGAACTAGAAACAAGCTTGAAGCACTATGATGATGCTCTGCAATATGCCACTCTTGCTGTGAGACTAAGTGTATCTACAG GTGACCAAATGAAAGAGCGGATTGCATTCCATCGCCTGGCGAGTGTGCACTATTCTCTCCAGCAATATGAAATGGCTGAGAATTACTATCTGAAAGCTCTTTCCTTGAGCCCGTTGCAGTGTGTCAAAGAGGCCAGGTACTTTGTTAAAGTCTATTGCAGACTAGGGGATATAACTCTGCACAAACTAGAG gaTGCCTTGGATGCATCAGGTTACTTTAACCTGGCCCTGGCTGCAGCACTTGAAGAACTTGAGAACAAAGAAGCGCTTTACATCATTTACATAAAGCTTGCGGAGATACATGCGAGTCACGTGCCAGACAAGAAGCTCCACAGCTTTTTCATGAGCAATGCACAAGCTCTCAGGAAAGAACCGGCCCCAGACACAGACACGTTCTGCTAA
- the LOC121323748 gene encoding SH3 domain and tetratricopeptide repeat-containing protein 2-like isoform X6 yields MAFFCNISLVRNFLVSVCRSSGANEDFTEEDDMTTGNLGPLMEAHPPESSSDNGEETVSLAAGQKFSTDVQLTFCVMRRSCGLQDTALQEGVRTRLRIIESNGQEISKLFKDLSARLVSVHIERDCFSITFKTAEEIWKFSTYLVLGHVARCLENFLFDQSFWLNEALVDDVEISVTLNQDHLATVYLGLLLQEGTFFAKALCPITNPDDDELCIKKNDLVMVKNVGQDSFWKGMLLSSGRHDLVPVSAMQPLPYPFYQWFLKTYPGSAGSLSSGKCLFDHTIGKGTCVAVVNNNSKGMDELNFNKGEELEIVGFLLSGLEWFVGRCDSSGKTGFVRTIHVKPESFKPLDTHLVFLSEEEKALLTMLDPSSNQCYSTLLNNLSKTDINTVYRLDKFVKSKFPDLKNKSQLEEMSLDGFTESSILERCETTLTEQWPQQIDSKSQCSNKDNTCPTFSFEDTFKEMNELEEDPKFFVDLNTWDTEDSDVFEPILMFLNEDRYVSHYQSLYDISFSFLNSIFYGFSEEGELVQYLENAREWAKKSRMNWALRRICFLLGRLCAKKVKFSQARVYFEESLGVPGYGFADTFLLTALYINLAAIYLKQNMKEKLELILEKANALFLCLPQHLFSSFNEFEVLQLVLRKAIMTSDMHLEARTCFLVVTLFLKLGRTEGALPFVERLQFLSLSISAQTTDSPVDLNWLLSTLYYDKYLPHMSLGSLRLASNQRQSLHATLQKVDRFIQNAIRLNAQWAGDNSPLPAQITIYLKQALSIASQSGDIQAQRDLCLSLVNLYQCYGVFDRAVEYAERAIETGRQINEEEAFKASLLLAWLLISNEQVEKASDILASLLKSLDETDSSTQRGVVHNLLAICLRKENRIKEAAGNLYWALKKSQETGNKRNQALTLANFGYLALSIRAYALAEGYLLKSLQIFSELLNSSTDADHVQACLLLGHCYIDTRRTEDGRLCYETALLIAMSARNLHSQLHAAKSLISFYEKVLPRLGQCIIYYEHCVALSRQLKDKRLEGEILETLSKLYSSLKTETSYRKSLDYTKQSLRISIDLGKKDKKAETWLQAGRIYYMIQENELVEMYLQAAIETAQRTNDSHFVMRMYEEAGDVFYKGHRHRETAIAFYRDGAVPLSRSTGDAESELRLINKLTELETSLKHYDDALQYATLAVRLSVSTGDQMKERIAFHRLASVHYSLQQYEMAENYYLKALSLSPLQCVKEARMPWMHQVTLTWPWLQHLKNLRTKKRFTSFT; encoded by the exons tgtgtAGATCATCTGGTGCCAATGAAGACTTCACAGAGGAAGACGATATGACAACAG GAAATCTAGGGCCTCTAATGGAAGCCCATCCACCAGAAAGCTCTTCGGACAATGGGGAAGAAACGGTGTCCCTCGCAGCGGGGCAAAAATTCTCCACAG ATGTGCAGCTCACATTTTGTGTAATGAGACGGTCATGTGGGCTTCAGGATACAGCACTGCAAGAGGGGGTCAGAACTAGGCTGAGGATTATTGAGAGCAATGGTCAGGAAATATCTAAGCTGTTCAAG GATTTGTCAGCTAGACTGGTATCTGTTCACATTGAAAGAGACTGCTTTTCCATCACCTTCAAGACAGCAGAAGAGATCTGGAAGTTCTCAACGTATCTTGTGCTAG GACATGTTGCACGCTGTTTGGAGAACTTTCTATTTGACCAGTCTTTCTGGTTGAATGAAGCCCTTGTTGATGATGTGGAGATCAGTGTGACATTAAATCAAGACCATCTTGCAACAGTGTACCTGGGGCTGCTTCTGCAGGAAG GTACATTCTTTGCCAAAGCTCTGTGCCCCATTACAAACCCCGACGATGATGAGCTGTGTATCAAAAAGAATGACCTGGTCATGGTGAAGAACGTTGGTCAGGATTCGTTTTGGAAAGGCATGTTGCTCTCTTCAGGACGACATGACTTAGTGCCAGTATCAGCCATGCAACCCCTTCCTTACCCATTTTACCA GTGGTTCCTCAAGACATACCCAGGAAGTGCTGGTAGTCTATCCTCCGGCAAATGTCTGTTTGACCACACCATTG GTAAAGGCACCTGTGTTGCTGTGGTGAATAACAATTCAAAAGGAATGGATGAACTCAATTTTAACAAAGGGGAGGAGTTAGAAATTGTTGGCTTCCTTCTCTCTGGTTTGGAGTGGTTTGTTGGGAGATGTGACTCCAGTGGAAAAACAGGATTTGTCCGAACAATACACGTGAAACCAGAGAGTTTCAAACCACT AGATACACATTTAGTCTTTCTGAGTGAAGAAGAGAAAGCATTACTAACCATGTTAGACCCCAGCAGTAATCAATGTTACAGTACTCTCTTGAACAACCTTTCAAAAACTGACATCAATACAGTTTACAGACTAG ATAAATTTGTCAAATCCAAGTTTCCAGATCTTAAGAACAAATCACAGCTTG aAGAAATGAGTTTGGATGGGTTTACAGAAAGTTCCATATTGGAAAGATGTGAAACAACCCTCACTGAGCAGTGGCCCCAGCAAATTGACTCAAAATCTCAGTGCTCAAACAAAGATAATACATGCCCTACATTCAGCTTTGAAGATACTTTCAAGGAAATGAACGAACTTGAAGAGGATCCAAAATTCTTTGTAGATCTTAACACCTGGGATACGGAGGACTCTGACGTTTTTGAACCAATTCTGATGTTCCTAAATGAAGATCGTTATGTTTCGCACTACCAGAGCCTGTATGACATCTCCTTTTCCTTTCTGAATTCCATCTTCTATGGATTTTCAGAAGAGGGTGAGCTGGTTCAATATCTGGAGAACGCAAGGGAATGGGCTAAGAAAAGCAGAATGAACTGGGCTCTCAGGCGGATCTGTTTTCTTTTGGGTAGACTTTGTGCAAAAAAGGTAAAGTTCTCACAGGCCAGGGTTTACTTTGAAGAATCACTTGGTGTCCCGGGCTATGGGTTTGCTGATACATTTCTGTTAACTGCCCTCTACATAAACCTTGCAGCTATCTATttgaaacaaaatatgaaagaaaagctGGAACTGATTTTGGAAAAAGCCAACGCCCTGTTCCTTTGCCTTCCTCAACACCTCTTCAGCTCCTTCAATGAGTTTGAAGTTCTACAGCTTGTCCTTAGGAAAGCGATCATGACAAGCGATATGCACTTAGAGGCCAGGACCTGTTTTCTTGTAGTGACCCTCTTCTTAAAGCTTGGAAGGACAGAAGGAGCCTTGCCCTTTGTGGAACGACTGCAGTTTCTGTCACTTAGCATCTCTGCCCAAACCACAGACTCCCCTGTGGACCTGAATTGGCTGCTGAGCACACTCTACTATGACAAGTACCTGCCACATATGTCTTTGGGGTCATTAAGACTTGCTTCAAATCAAAGACAGTCCCTTCATGCTACTCTTCAGAAAGTGGACCGGTTTATTCAAAATGCCATTAGACTCAATGCACAATGGGCAGGAGATAACTCACCTCTCCCAGCACAAATAACAATTTACCTCAAGCAAGCTTTATCTATTGCAAGCCAAAGTGGTGACATACAGGCGCAAAGAGACCTGTGCCTGAGTTTGGTCAATTTATATCAATGTTATGGAGTTTTTGACAGAGCAGTAGAGTATGCTGAAAGAGCTATAGAGACTGGAAGACAAATCAATGAAGAAGAGGCTTTTAAAGCCTCACTGTTGTTGGCCTGGTTGCTCATTTCTAATGAACAAGTGGAAAAAGCCTCAGATATACTGGCGTCTCTCCTCAAATCTCTGGATGAAACGGACAGTTCTACACAAAGAGGGGTTGTTCACAATCTCCTGGCCATTTGCTTACGGAAAGAGAATAGGATCAAAGAGGCAGCTGGTAACTTGTACTGGGCACTGAAAAAGTCTCAAGAAACTGGAAACAAAAGAAATCAAGCACTCACACTGGCTAACTTTGGCTACCTGGCGCTTTCCATTAGGGCCTATGCTCTGGCTGAGGGCTATCTCCTCAAGTCACTTCAGATCTTTTCAGAACTCCTTAACAGCTCTACAGATGCAGACCACGTGCAGGCTTGCCTCTTGCTTGGTCATTGCTACATTGACACAAGGCGGACTGAGGATGGGAGGCTGTGCTATGAAACAGCCCTTCTAATAGCTATGAGTGCCAGGAATCTACACA GTCAGCTTCATGCTGCTAAATCGCTCATCTCTTTTTATGAGAAGGTTTTGCCCCGACTCGGacagtgtataatatattatgAACACTGTGTGGCACTGTCGAGACAGCTAAAGGATAAAAGGCTGGAAGGAGAGATTTTGGAAACTCTGAGCAAACTCTATTCATCACTGAAAACAGAAAC ATCCTATAGGAAGTCCTTAGATTACACCAAGCAGAGCCTTAGAATTTCCATTGACCTgggaaagaaagacaaaaaagctgAAACCTGGCTTCAGGCAGGGAGAATCTACTACATGATACAAGAAAATGAACTGGTGGAGATGTATCTACAG GCAGCTATTGAGACGGCTCAGAGGACGAATGATTCACACTTTGTCATGAGGATGTATGAAGAAGCTGGGGATGTCTTTTATAAAGGgcacagacacagagaaacagcaaTAGCTTTCTACAGG GATGGCGCTGTCCCCCTTTCCAGAAGTACTGGCGATGCAGAGTCAGAATTACGCCTCATTAATAAACTTACAGAACTAGAAACAAGCTTGAAGCACTATGATGATGCTCTGCAATATGCCACTCTTGCTGTGAGACTAAGTGTATCTACAG GTGACCAAATGAAAGAGCGGATTGCATTCCATCGCCTGGCGAGTGTGCACTATTCTCTCCAGCAATATGAAATGGCTGAGAATTACTATCTGAAAGCTCTTTCCTTGAGCCCGTTGCAGTGTGTCAAAGAGGCCAG gaTGCCTTGGATGCATCAGGTTACTTTAACCTGGCCCTGGCTGCAGCACTTGAAGAACTTGAGAACAAAGAAGCGCTTTACATCATTTACATAA